The DNA sequence GATAAGGAATGTAAAGCCACAAcagaataggaagaaaaggagaagaaaacaaacgaacaggaagagaaaaaaatccCCCTCAAGTCCCGAAGATCGACAAGGGACGAGCAGGTAGGTCGACTGCACGTTCGTTAAGCGGCAGAGTCAAGAGCAACGGAGGGATGATCGACCCACTAGGATCTTAACCTCAATGACGCGTATGGGCGCAGCTCAAGAATGAGACACTCCTGCTGACAGTCAAACTGAAACAGCTCCATTAAGCTGTAACCCACCACCAGATTGAGTCTTACCTGTCTCGGAGCCTTCGGGAAGAGCAATTGGTTGTGATATCAAACATGGTTTCTaaatggaaggaagagacCCGATGCCTACTCAGTTCTCTtggtggagagaaagaacagaagtCACGGACAGGGTAATGAAACGGTATGGCTGGTATTTTATCCACCCAATATGTCTCCCAACCTGGTAATCATCGTCCCTGATCGCCGCCCAATGGCGCCAATCTCAATCTGAAAGACGTTATCCAcaaaattaattaattttattcGTAGTTTAAATAATCAAAATAACAAATTGGTAAATAAAATCAATATATCAGTCTAATACGGAGCAGATTAATTAACCGAGCAGGTACAGTGCATACTGTACATGAGGAACATGATACATTACTCAATAACCAACGACATCAAACTAAGCCTGGGCACCATGCTTCGCGATCATGTTCGAGTGCAGCTTGACCAGCTCAGGGATGATCAACGCCTCAATCTCCATGCCCTCATGGCTACTGTCTTGCCCCTGTTGATAGTCCCCACCGGTTTCCCCGTTCTTCGGGGCCGCTGAGCCCCCCGCTGTCTTTGCCTCGGCCAGTCCCACCTGCTCTTCTGCTCCAGAAATACTCTTACTGCGCTTAGACTTTGGAACCCGAATCCAGCGCTCATAAGGGGATTCAGGGGTGACAAACACCACCTCCCACTTCCGCGTCGACAGCAGGTTGCCAATTACCAGATGGTGCGCGTACCGTTGGAGTGCCGTCCGTGCTTTGTACACAAGCAAATTGGGATCGGTCTCGAGCTTGAATGAGACTACCATACTTCCATCGGGTGCCCACCCATCCACCAGCTGATGCAAAAATTTCGGCACAGGGTCCAGGTCAATGATCAGCTTCTTGCTGTGGGTGGGCGGCTTTGTCTCCTGAGGGATTCCGCCCGTGTAAATGTCCGAGGGGTCAATGGCTTCTTCGTTGTTCAGGTTTTGAGGCAACTCAGAGGACTGGATCTTATGCTCTGACATCCGATCACTCGGGATAAAGAAGTCGCTAACCGCCGCGGCGAGGTAGAAGAGGGCATTGGGGCCCAGGGGTTTCATCAATGTGGCCAGCGATCGCAATTCGAACAGATATTCAGATACGGTGGTGAACGGGAGCAGGAGCAAACGGTTATGTTTCTTCGCATGCCGATATTTCCTCAACACATCTCGCATCTGGTCCTGGTATTCACTGTGGACGACGATACGTCCGTGATCAGATTCGGCATTACTGGCTGGGGGCGCTTCGTCCATGAAGTCTAAGAAGCAATTGGTCGAATGACTGTAATGGCGAGAATATGGCAGTAAACTGAATTGACGATGCAGGAAAATCACGGCGTATCCCGCTTCGAGGAAGTACTCGGCACTCGTGGCACCTCTTGTTCCGGCGGAGAAGTTGTCGATGCTGGGAAGGCAAAAGATCATCAGAGACACACTCTCCCCGGGTCAAGTAGGCTGCTTACAAGCGAACGGTCTGGTTCTCCAGAGGGACCGTTGTACCTCCCGACGTGACGAGAACGAGACGTCTGTTGTCCTCGACATGGTAGTTGATGAAAGCTCGAGCGAGGGCCTCGTGTTTTGGAAGAGCCTTTGGCGGAGGATAATTGTTGAAGTAGACTGACTCTGCTTCGGCAGGGGTCATTTCGTGTGTGGGAGCAGAAGCCATGTTGCAAGGCAATCAAGACCGGGGTTACCGGGCCTTATTTTCGAGTATATCGATGCTAAAGGCGATATCAGAATGGAGTCACTTGTTGAACAATAGCAGTTTTCCGGTGAATGGAAAAATATGACGTGTAATTCTCGGCTGTGAGGGATAATATGCAGCtttacaaagaaagaaacaattGAGTCATGAAAGAGGCAGACGGACCTTATCTGGTATGTTATTTGTACTCCGGAATTAGTCCTCCGTAAATTGTCGGTGGCTCGGTCTGACGTGATACCGAAGAGGCCTCAATTCCACCACGGCGGCAATGTCCTTTCGGATCGTACCAAAGGCCACGAAGTTTACAGCAGGGGATTGGATCGAGAAGGTATGGTTTGATGTGATGCTGATTTCTACAACGTTGTCTCCATCACGCCCGCCAAAAAGATGCCGAGGGGCAATTGAGAGGGGAACCTTCGCTCACCGCCCGCAACAAATGACGCAGATGACAGCTGATCCTCCAATCATGTCGCTCCGGTCCAACGGGCGATCACGTGGGCGGGATCTAACCTTATCTGATCTGTGAATGCCTCAGGTTGGAGTAATTGGCTGAACATCAACAAACGTTGAGCCTTAAAACAAAGAAACTGTTGAGGTCCAGGAAAGGATCGTTATCTCCGTTAGCCTAGGAATCAAGAATATGATAAAACATTGAGAACTGTTGTGTATTGCATGATCTTGATATGCGTGCCTTTGAAGGTAATACTACCCTAGAGTAGAGAGCGTTGTACttttgaaaaaaaaaaatatatatgagTATATAGGAGATCGCATACTTTCAGGGCCTACGCCGCTACACCCTTCGTCCTATAACCTCTGAGCGTCCACTTAGCTGTTAAAGTTCTCTTCTGAGCGGGACTAGTCGCCAAGGCACTACTTCTATACAAAAAGGTCATGGTCGCAGTCGCTGCTGGGCAAATCTCAACATTTCCttggagaacaaggaagtTGACACTACATAGGAAATACCGCAACTTACCCACCACCAGGCTTTCCGTTCCATAGCATCGCGGGTTGATATACGGAGCTATACGGGCATTACTTCGAAGCTCTTAACTATACGAAACCTGCAATGGCCGCTCATGCCCAAGATATTGATAGAAAGCTGACGAGCCCTAATGAGATGGTACAGCGTATGATTTGCGTGATTTTGTAGAAGTGATCAATTATACACGTTACTGTCCGCTTTGCGTATTGGGAACAGTAAGTTGTTTGATACAGCAGCCATGTGCGTCTCATATCTTAACAGATTAAAGCAACCCTGCATCACAGTGGTATTCAGGCTTAGGGGTTATCGACTCTTGATTGGTAGCCGAAGGGTGTTGTAAACAAGGCGCTTTCCGGCGTTTGTACACCCCGGGTGGTTTCTCGAAACCAAAGATTTTAGACTGAGTAACAAACCAACCCTCACAAATATCGACTTCGTAATGCCTGGCTGATTGTACTCATGCGACTCGCCATACCACCATGTTGCATATTACTCAAAAGAGCCTCCTCAAGAGCCGATTGCGTGACACTTGCGTCTACCGATGTCGATGTTAGCCAAAGAGGGGCTACGAggtgagagagaaagcagagaCTCACCATCAAGATCACTATAGCTGCTTCCCATACTCGGTGTACCATCACTCGTGTCCCTCCCGGAATTATTCAACCTCCGGGGACTGAGATGGGCCAGCTCTCCCCTCCGTGATGCACTCAACGGTGATGGAATACTATTCACACCCCGACGTGGCACTGTAACTGGAGCCCCTGAACTGACCGAGCTCGTAGATGATTCGGTTGTATTCGATGCTCTTGGAATTTGACTCTGCTCTGATGTCTGGCGTCGTGCTCCCGCTTGATCTTCACCTTGCAGCCGGAGAGTTGCATTGAGATCCTGCCCTGACGGGTCTCGTGTAGCTTCAGGTTGGACCCGGGAAAGTGGAAGAAACGCGGGTGAttcatcgtcgtcttcttcgtcgtcacGAAGACCAGGTCGATGTGTGGAGAATTTGCCGAATCGTCGGAATTGTAGTCCTCGTCTACTGACTAGaccgtcatcttcgtctgACGAGGTTGAGGCCGAGCTTGAACTTAGGTCTTCTTCCTGAAGGGCGGGTGATTTGTGAGCTGGTGCCGATGGAACTGGAGCCTGGTTCCGCTTGCTTGCTGATGAACGCCGGTTGAAGCTCTCCCAGCGAGGATCTTTGAGCTCCACGGGGGTTTCAGTGCGGGGTGATTCCCTCGAAGGTTTGATTTGGTTGACTGTAGTTGCCGAGCTCGTGCGACGTGGTGGCGGACCTACAGATCCTCAGATAAGTGTTCGCTTCCATGGTTTCCGGACGCATATAATGTGCATATCCCGGGGGTAGACTTACCTCGTTGAGGGAGAGTATCTTTTTGATGTGAGGATAGACGACTTTGAACTCGTGGGGCTAACGAATATGAGCCGATGACACACGCAGCGTCGGAAGACCTGCTTACCTGCACCAGGGCCACCCTTGGCTGATTGGCCGCCGAGCGCCGTGCTTCCGGATACAGAGCCAGGCGCAGGGGACGGAGAACTCGACTGAGTGGTGCCCACCTTGCGCATCTGCCAGCGGACCTGTGATAATTGCCGATCATACAGCCATGCTGCttgttgaaggaggaattggagAGTTACATCGAATCGCTCCGCTCTACGTATAGAAGTAAGCAGGCATGAGCGTTTTCATTCAGATGGGCGAAACATACAATGCTTTCCCTGTGACCAGTTAGTTTGTAGTAGACACAAAAGCCTTACGCAGATATACATACAGTCTATATCATCACCTTTAGAGGGCCGCGATAGTAGGTCCCAGAGCGCCTGGTCCTTCGCTGCGTTCCACTCAGCCTAGCCCAGTCAGTAGCTGTTTTATGCAGGTTAGCCGGGAAAACACTTGCAGGTGGAGGATCCACAAAATCGCCCCGAGGAAAAGGGAGGCGTATGAAAACTGTAAAGTTGGTATCCCCGGACTGATTAAGAGACGTCATCCTGCGCTTGTTGTTGTTCCGGCGGAGATAAGCTAGAGGTGTTGGCGGTGGAGCTTTTGGATGATCAGGAAGACGCAGTATTTCGCTGTATTATGGTCATAATACTATACCGCCTATCTCTGCAGTTGTAATCTAGGTACGTGAGGAAATAAATCGATGGCGGCGAGTAGATCGTGACGGCTGGATCATCTGATTGATTGTTCGCAGTTGAATGGATGACGGGAAGTTGTTGTCAGATGCCAAAGTATGTGCGTCGCAATAATGGACGCATGTCGTGCGTCTTGACCCACCACTGCGGAGACAGGCCGTCATTTATAGTATACGTGGGTATTGCCACGGTATTAACTCCTGTCCACGTGAGTATTCCGGAAATAGTAATTCGTTGTGATTGTCTACGTAGTCTGCCCCGGCCATGTTGTTATGACTGAGCCCTAACAGTATAAGTTTGTACTGCACGGCACCAACCATGACCAAGGGATATTCGGAACACTTCAACACATATTGTAGAAGAACATCTTGTAGACCGGCTAAGACGTCATCATTCTGGGTACTGTGTACGAATCTTTGGTTCGCAATTTGAACTAAGGACAGACCGTCCACTTTTAGTTACCACGCGGTGGTCCACCGACCCTAAACTAGTGGGTTGTTAGTCTCCTCCCAAGAGCCACTCAACCGTCCGAAGTCATTGACGCCAGGATGGCCGATATAAGTTCGGCAGTTGCGACCTTCTGGGTCGTTGTGAATTTACGAAATCCAACACGCAATTATTTACGAGGTCTGAGACTGTAACCGCCTGAAGATTATCGCGCGAAACTCTTAGGAGCCCCACGCCAGACTCCACTATGTTCTTTTTGACCTACCTGTATTACAAAGTCCTTGCCGTGTTAATCAGGGCTCTCGCTAGTCGCGGCAGGCATCCTATTTCTAACCCGGATGACGTCGTCTATATTCAATCGCGGGAGGCAGCGCGAACAATCAAAGCACATGTCTACCGATCGGCATCGGCGCCGAGCCCAACCCCCATTCTCATTAATTTCCATGGCAGTGGATTCATTATTCCTATGCATGGGAGCGACGACGAATTTTGCCGGCAAGTCAGCCGAGAGGCAGGGTACACGGTGCTAGATATACAGTACCGCTTAGCACCAGAGAATCCCTTCCCCGCGGCACTCCACGATGCCGAGGATGCGGTGAACTGGGTTCTCCAGCGTCCTGAGAAATTCGATACATCCCGGCTGGCGATCTCGGGGTTCAGCGCCGGGGGTAACCTGGCGTTAGCACTCTCCTCGAGTGTTTTCCCCCGAGGAACCTTTCGATCATTGCTGGCTTTCTATCCCCCGGTTGACTTGTACACGGAACCAGGCCTAAAGACTCCACCGGATCCTGCAGGAAAGCCGCTGCCTGCAGCGCTAGCCCGGGTTTTTGATAGATGTTACATTCCGGCGTCCTACGATGCTAGAGACCCTCGAATTTCGCCTTTATATGCCCAACCTGACCGCTTTCCCGACCGCATCCTATTGGTGACGGCAGCTTGTGATAGCCTCGCAGGTGAAGCTGAGGCGCTTGCCGCTAAAATTGGAAAAGAACCGGAGCGGGAGATTAGTGTTCACCAGATGCAGGGCTGCAATCATGCCTTTGACAAAAATGCCCCTGAGGGGAGCACTTCAGCAAACGCGAAAGACAAGTCCTACGCTATGGCCGTCGCGATGTTGTCCCGCTCTTAAGATTTGAGACATCAGATTGCCAGCTTATATACCTCATAAAAAATTTATATGAGTTTCGCTTCTTTTGTTTAGGCTCGGGTAACTGGCGGTGAATCAATAAGTTATGGGCTAACTGCATATCATTTGGCCCACCACAATGGCGCCAGCTGGTACTCCATAGAAGTTCATACGATTGACGGTGAGGTGTCAAATTAGGCCACCGCATCATCGAATCACGAGGTAAAGAATAAGTAACCAGGATGATGGGACAGTGACGATTCTGGAACTGGAGAAAAACAGTGGGCCAGTAGAGAAAATTCTCATTAACCGTTGAAACATGAAGCAGCGGTGCCTGACTTggaggcgatggtgatgCAGTGGCTGAAACCACACCATGGATGGTTGTCTCTTGGGGGCCGG is a window from the Aspergillus oryzae RIB40 DNA, chromosome 6 genome containing:
- a CDS encoding multidomain presynaptic cytomatrix related protein (predicted protein), which encodes MTSLNQSGDTNFTVFIRLPFPRGDFVDPPPASWNAAKDQALWDLLSRPSKGDDIDCRAERFDVTLQFLLQQAAWLYDRQLSQVRWQMRKVGTTQSSSPSPAPGSVSGSTALGGQSAKGGPGAGKQVFRRCVCHRLIFVSPTSSKSSILTSKRYSPSTRSATTSHELGNYSQPNQTFEGITPH
- a CDS encoding putative esterase/lipase (esterase/lipase), encoding MHGSDDEFCRQVSREAGYTVLDIQYRLAPENPFPAALHDAEDAVNWVLQRPEKFDTSRLAISGFSAGGNLALALSSSVFPRGTFRSLLAFYPPVDLYTEPGLKTPPDPAGKPLPAALARVFDRCYIPASYDARDPRISPLYAQPDRFPDRILLVTAACDSLAGEAEALAAKIGKEPEREISVHQMQGCNHAFDKNAPEGSTSANAKDKSYAMAVAMLSRS
- a CDS encoding phosphopantothenate--cysteine ligase CAB2 (uncharacterized conserved protein with similarity to phosphopantothenoylcysteine synthetase/decarboxylase), translated to MASAPTHEMTPAEAESVYFNNYPPPKALPKHEALARAFINYHVEDNRRLVLVTSGGTTVPLENQTVRFIDNFSAGTRGATSAEYFLEAGYAVIFLHRQFSLLPYSRHYSHSTNCFLDFMDEAPPASNAESDHGRIVVHSEYQDQMRDVLRKYRHAKKHNRLLLLPFTTVSEYLFELRSLATLMKPLGPNALFYLAAAVSDFFIPSDRMSEHKIQSSELPQNLNNEEAIDPSDIYTGGIPQETKPPTHSKKLIIDLDPVPKFLHQLVDGWAPDGSMVVSFKLETDPNLLVYKARTALQRYAHHLVIGNLLSTRKWEVVFVTPESPYERWIRVPKSKRSKSISGAEEQVGLAEAKTAGGSAAPKNGETGGDYQQGQDSSHEGMEIEALIIPELVKLHSNMIAKHGAQA